In Trichoderma atroviride chromosome 2, complete sequence, one DNA window encodes the following:
- a CDS encoding uncharacterized protein (EggNog:ENOG41), with translation MPLTGHCLCKAVTYTADVDAPLVTGYDHCDDCQRQTGSTYSLVAVVPKDKLTINGPVKTWTGTAASGNKVDRLFCSECGSPIAHDPSAAPEIIVLKAGTLDTEIKKNLKPDTEIWTAGKLPFCQEHLAKPFKFMPE, from the exons ATGCCTCTCACCGGACACTGCCTCTGCAAAGCCGTCACCTACACGGCCGACGTCGACGCACCCCTCGTTACCGGCTACGATCACTGCGACGACTGCCAACGCCAGACTGGCTCAACCTACT ctctcgtcgccgtcgtccCCAAAGACAAGCTGACCATCAACGGCCCCGTCAAGACGTGGACCGGCACGGCCGCCTCCGGAAACAAAGTCGACCGACTCTTCTGCTCCGAGTGCGGCTCTCCCATTGCCCACGACCCTTCAGCTGCCCCGGAAATCATTGTCCTCAAGGCTGGCACTCTCGACACCGAGATTAAGAAGAACTTGAAGCCT GACACTGAAATCTGGACCGCCGGCAAACTGCCTTTCTGCCAGGAGCATCTGGCCAAGCCTTTCAAGTTCATGCCAGAGTAA
- a CDS encoding uncharacterized protein (EggNog:ENOG41~SECRETED:SignalP(1-24)): MKYHAATILAAAAAALMTTVSASAAVVCSESEFGVSNHSDICRVDSVTPQPGNDFTLPCVEVIFRDNTCHFEANEPNYAKAHEDCHCRGTTFSAWIECQKCLLEHGFHGENDEYWSKILDAASKALCTGTPTAAAVSTLSTPAEAGTVIPTPTSSDGSPVETFKGVNQTAIASQGPWAFNQTAAPAAGAAEPQKTCIDGFDVQQTNTAVPIDPSITIDPTLPFLPTNSFTSTNSLEPIVTTLEWLLPGENPESAPFSDHESSGAVSSSSFGKSGLAVAIAGAIVIGVL; the protein is encoded by the coding sequence ATGAAATATCACGCCGCCACCAttcttgctgccgctgcagcagctctgatGACTACCGTCTCTGCATCCGCCGCCGTTGTTTGCTCTGAAAGCGAATTTGGCGTCTCTAACCATTCAGATATCTGTCGGGTTGACAGCGTGACACCTCAGCCAGGAAACGACTTTACTCTTCCATGTGTTGAAGTCATCTTCAGAGACAACACATGCCACTTTGAGGCCAATGAGCCCAACTATGCCAAGGCTCACGAAGACTGTCACTGCAGGGGAACTACTTTCTCTGCCTGGATTGAGTGCCAGAAGTGTCTCTTGGAGCATGGCTTTCATGGCGAGAACGATGAGTACTGGAGCAAGATCCTGGATGCGGCATCAAAAGCTTTGTGCACTGGGACTCCAACAGCCGCAGCTGTCTCAACCTTGTCTACACCGGCTGAAGCGGGCACCGTGATTCCCACGCCCACCAGCAGCGATGGCTCACCAGTCGAAACATTCAAGGGCGTGAACCAAACCGCAATCGCGTCACAAGGTCCTTGGGCCTTCAACCAAACCGCCGCTCCCGCTGCAGGGGCTGCAGAGCCTCAGAAGACTTgcattgatggcttcgatGTGCAACAAACCAACACCGCTGTACCTATCGATCCATCGATTACAATCGATCCAACCCTTCCATTTCTGCCAACCAACTCATTCACATCTACCAACAGCTTGGAGCCAATTGTTACAACCCTCGAGTGGCTACTTCCGGGGGAGAATCCTGAGTCAGCTCCATTCTCTGATCATGAATCATCTGGCGCcgtttcctcttcttcattcggGAAGTCTGGGTTAGCCGTTGCGATTGCTGGCGCTATTGTCATAGGTGTATTGTAA